A single genomic interval of Candidatus Methylomirabilis limnetica harbors:
- a CDS encoding 2-oxoacid:acceptor oxidoreductase family protein, translated as MTGERFPFPGIPATGDGSAAVVWVDSHITQGACAYPITPSTNMGSGYQAEVANGTRNLWGEPLFFLEPESEHSSASSCEGFALAGGRVSNFTSGQGLVLMKEVLYTISGKRLPAVFHIGARALTSQALNVHAGHDDVMAVADVGWGILFAKNAQDVADLALIARRVAEEGETPFMTVQDGFLTTHTIENLLLPEPELMKEFIGDPSAGTRLRNLMNPSKPIMIGVVQNQDSYMKGKIAQRFFYDRLPEIVERVMEQYYSLTGRRYGLVEAYRLEDADYAIVGMGGMVETAMATVDYLRDRHAVRAGALHVTCFRPFPGPQIVEATKHLKAMAVIERMDNPAAQSNPLTAEIKAAFADALTGAPGYPAIERIPVIYSGSAGLGSRDIRPGDLVAAIENMRRDDGGSRYFVLGIKHDLALLPSEDPDVQPAGTFSMRGHSVGGFGSVTTNKVIATIVGDLFGLKVQAYPKYGSEKKGLPTSYYLTVAKERIRTHCELRQVDFVPLNDINAFNLGNPLAGLATGGMVFIQTDKTTPEEVWARIPDYAKRIIRERRIRVLALDTVKIAREVASSPDLEQRMQGIVLLGIFLRCTPFLREQRLTEEQVFSAVERSLRKYFGKRGEQVVRDNLVAVRRGYAEVFYLPMEMMAEAELIA; from the coding sequence ATGACCGGCGAGCGGTTTCCTTTTCCAGGCATTCCGGCCACAGGAGACGGCTCGGCGGCAGTGGTCTGGGTAGACTCGCATATTACGCAGGGTGCCTGCGCCTATCCGATCACCCCATCCACCAACATGGGGAGCGGGTACCAGGCGGAGGTCGCGAATGGCACACGCAACCTCTGGGGCGAGCCACTCTTCTTCCTCGAGCCCGAGTCAGAGCATAGCTCTGCTTCCTCATGCGAGGGTTTTGCCCTGGCCGGTGGGCGAGTCTCGAACTTTACCTCCGGTCAGGGGCTAGTCCTGATGAAGGAGGTTCTCTACACCATTTCCGGAAAGCGGCTCCCGGCGGTCTTCCACATCGGCGCCCGCGCGCTGACCTCTCAGGCTCTGAACGTCCACGCGGGTCACGATGACGTAATGGCCGTGGCGGATGTGGGCTGGGGCATCCTCTTCGCAAAGAACGCTCAAGACGTGGCCGATCTGGCGCTGATCGCCCGCCGCGTCGCCGAGGAGGGGGAGACCCCTTTCATGACTGTGCAGGACGGCTTTCTCACCACGCACACGATTGAGAATCTCCTGCTTCCGGAACCGGAGCTGATGAAGGAGTTCATCGGAGACCCGTCTGCCGGCACGCGCCTGCGCAACCTCATGAACCCGTCGAAGCCGATCATGATCGGGGTCGTGCAGAATCAGGACAGCTACATGAAGGGAAAGATTGCCCAGCGGTTCTTCTACGATCGTCTTCCGGAGATTGTCGAGCGGGTGATGGAGCAATATTACTCCCTGACAGGCCGCCGGTATGGCCTGGTGGAGGCGTACCGGCTGGAGGATGCCGACTACGCCATCGTGGGGATGGGGGGGATGGTCGAGACTGCCATGGCCACCGTCGATTATCTCCGGGATCGTCACGCAGTTCGGGCTGGCGCCCTCCACGTGACCTGCTTTCGCCCATTTCCAGGACCGCAGATCGTCGAGGCGACGAAACACCTGAAGGCGATGGCAGTGATTGAGCGGATGGACAACCCCGCCGCGCAATCGAACCCTCTCACCGCCGAGATCAAGGCGGCGTTCGCCGATGCGCTGACGGGCGCGCCAGGGTACCCGGCAATCGAACGCATCCCGGTCATCTATTCGGGGTCTGCCGGTCTTGGGAGCAGGGACATCCGCCCCGGCGATCTCGTGGCTGCTATTGAGAATATGCGGCGCGACGATGGTGGATCTCGCTACTTCGTTCTGGGGATCAAGCACGACTTGGCGCTCCTCCCTTCCGAAGATCCGGACGTCCAGCCGGCCGGCACCTTCTCGATGCGCGGCCATTCGGTCGGTGGATTCGGATCGGTGACGACCAACAAGGTGATCGCCACGATCGTCGGCGATCTCTTCGGCTTGAAGGTCCAGGCCTACCCAAAGTATGGATCCGAGAAAAAGGGGCTGCCCACATCCTACTATCTGACCGTGGCCAAAGAGCGGATCCGTACCCATTGCGAGCTCAGACAGGTCGATTTCGTACCGCTCAATGACATCAATGCCTTCAATCTAGGTAACCCGCTGGCCGGCTTAGCGACAGGGGGCATGGTCTTCATCCAGACCGACAAGACGACGCCGGAGGAGGTCTGGGCGCGGATCCCTGACTATGCGAAGAGGATCATCCGGGAGCGGCGCATCCGGGTTCTTGCCCTGGACACCGTGAAGATCGCGCGCGAGGTCGCCAGCTCTCCTGACCTGGAGCAACGAATGCAGGGGATTGTCCTGCTGGGGATTTTCCTCCGCTGCACGCCGTTTCTCCGCGAGCAGCGTCT
- a CDS encoding CBS domain-containing protein encodes MTQLSEIMNRTLVTVDTHASLRQAQRILDRHNIRHLFVMDGKRLVGIVTDRDLRKAAPSSKSPLTTSEREEFMDELKVVEVMSRKLIEASPSTTVREAAKVMVREKIGCLPVVDGNALVGIVTEIDLLDILVRGEGTS; translated from the coding sequence ATGACGCAGCTTTCAGAGATCATGAATCGGACGCTGGTCACCGTGGACACGCACGCCTCTCTGCGCCAGGCCCAGCGAATCCTTGATCGGCATAACATCCGCCATCTGTTTGTGATGGACGGCAAGCGTCTGGTTGGGATCGTCACCGATCGCGATCTTCGAAAGGCTGCTCCCTCCTCCAAGTCGCCCTTGACGACCAGTGAGCGCGAGGAGTTCATGGACGAGTTGAAGGTAGTGGAGGTCATGTCGCGGAAGCTGATCGAGGCCTCCCCTTCAACCACTGTGCGGGAGGCAGCGAAGGTAATGGTCCGGGAAAAGATCGGCTGCCTGCCGGTGGTGGATGGCAATGCACTGGTTGGGATCGTGACCGAGATCGATCTCCTCGATATACTGGTTCGGGGAGAGGGGACGTCATGA
- a CDS encoding beta-propeller fold lactonase family protein gives MTAVRRAVNIGILAMATLLIIRSDALAHGVGVRGTQTLYVANEGSDTVSVMDVGSMKVTSTIAVGSGPQHVAISPDRRYAFVACSRSAEVWILALPTHAATIVPNATGPGGQTVFGSGATYAYVTNSLYSRVTVIETATGKKVAMIPVGEAPTTIGISSDGSRAYVPSERSSTVAALNLSLNVVAAELPVGVRPYAVEISPDGKFLLVSSADSDTVTLIETATQKPLRRIPVGDDPHHVVFGPGGAFAYVINRGSDNLSVIQMANHQVVATIPVGKEPSDADITPSGHYIYVTNTGGGDVTVISTRTSTVVGTIPVGTHPHNIVISGDGRYAFVANNGSDDISVINLLSQETVGRVPVGKRPLGMALW, from the coding sequence ATGACGGCAGTCCGGCGTGCCGTGAACATCGGCATCTTGGCGATGGCAACGCTGCTGATCATTCGTTCGGATGCGCTCGCGCACGGGGTAGGTGTGCGCGGTACGCAGACGCTCTATGTCGCAAATGAGGGCTCGGATACGGTCTCGGTTATGGATGTCGGGTCAATGAAGGTGACCAGCACCATTGCTGTGGGCTCTGGCCCGCAGCATGTCGCAATCAGCCCGGATCGGCGTTATGCCTTTGTCGCGTGTAGCCGTTCGGCTGAGGTCTGGATTCTGGCCTTGCCCACGCACGCCGCCACTATAGTGCCCAATGCTACCGGCCCAGGGGGCCAGACTGTGTTTGGATCCGGCGCGACCTATGCCTACGTTACCAATAGTCTGTACAGTCGCGTCACGGTGATTGAGACTGCCACCGGAAAGAAGGTTGCGATGATCCCGGTTGGAGAAGCGCCGACCACGATCGGCATCTCCTCGGATGGTAGCCGCGCCTATGTTCCAAGCGAGCGATCCAGTACCGTTGCCGCGCTGAACCTTTCACTGAATGTCGTTGCGGCGGAGCTACCGGTCGGCGTGAGGCCATATGCCGTCGAGATCTCTCCTGATGGCAAATTCCTGCTGGTCTCCAGCGCCGATTCAGACACCGTTACCCTCATTGAGACCGCAACTCAGAAGCCGTTGCGCAGAATCCCCGTCGGTGACGACCCGCATCACGTGGTGTTCGGCCCCGGTGGGGCCTTTGCGTACGTGATCAATAGAGGCTCGGACAACCTCAGCGTTATCCAGATGGCGAACCATCAGGTGGTGGCGACAATCCCCGTGGGGAAGGAACCAAGCGACGCCGATATCACCCCATCCGGTCACTACATCTATGTGACCAATACGGGAGGGGGCGACGTGACGGTCATCTCAACGCGAACCAGCACCGTGGTAGGGACGATCCCTGTAGGGACCCATCCCCACAACATCGTCATCTCGGGCGACGGGCGGTACGCCTTTGTGGCTAACAACGGATCGGACGATATCTCCGTGATCAACCTGCTGTCCCAGGAAACGGTAGGGCGAGTGCCTGTCGGCAAGCGCCCACTTGGGATGGCCTTATGGTGA
- a CDS encoding response regulator, protein MSGQRKVLIVTSELSIRQQILSRASAKGYQAVAVERCCDALLAVVEQNVGLVIIDLSIDEPAGVKTVEILRKIRPRLPLIVLSGDRSLEAGRQVLQHGVFYYLLKPFDCDELDQIVQIALTSNKQRAAGPGLSPVEEMEQGTQEVRLVTRGEG, encoded by the coding sequence ATGAGTGGTCAGCGGAAGGTTTTGATCGTCACGTCAGAGTTATCGATTCGGCAGCAGATCCTCAGCCGCGCATCGGCGAAGGGGTATCAGGCCGTTGCTGTCGAGAGATGCTGTGATGCGTTACTGGCCGTTGTCGAGCAGAACGTCGGGCTGGTGATTATCGATCTCTCGATAGATGAGCCTGCTGGCGTGAAGACCGTTGAGATTCTCCGAAAGATTCGGCCTCGCTTGCCCCTGATTGTCTTGTCGGGTGACCGGTCGCTCGAAGCGGGTCGCCAGGTTCTTCAACATGGTGTCTTCTATTATCTGCTCAAGCCTTTTGATTGTGATGAGCTCGATCAGATTGTCCAGATCGCCCTGACCTCCAACAAGCAACGGGCCGCAGGACCTGGCCTGAGCCCAGTCGAAGAGATGGAGCAGGGGACTCAAGAAGTGAGGCTGGTGACGAGAGGGGAGGGGTGA